In a single window of the Mucilaginibacter defluvii genome:
- a CDS encoding OmpH family outer membrane protein, whose protein sequence is MMIHKASYFSKLTLGAASAALVIAGTLAACNNEQKPADKPAATTTTTGTTAAPAKETIVYINQDTLLAKYDYVKDMGDRLQKKGKAAQGDVDSRKQAIQREIVEYQKNAATMSADQRAATEQRLQKKAQEMQGYEQNATAAFQNSQADENDKLFNKVSDYVKKYAKEKGYKMILSYSRLNPTVLYGDQSLDVTADVLKGLNEEYKKK, encoded by the coding sequence ATGATGATACATAAAGCCTCTTACTTTTCAAAACTGACTTTAGGCGCTGCCTCTGCAGCATTAGTAATAGCCGGCACTTTAGCCGCTTGCAATAATGAGCAAAAACCAGCAGACAAACCTGCAGCAACCACTACAACTACCGGTACAACCGCTGCCCCTGCCAAAGAAACCATAGTTTACATTAACCAGGATACCCTGCTGGCTAAATACGATTATGTGAAAGATATGGGCGATCGCCTGCAAAAGAAGGGCAAAGCCGCACAGGGTGATGTTGACTCGCGCAAGCAAGCCATACAACGCGAGATTGTGGAGTATCAAAAAAACGCTGCTACCATGAGCGCCGATCAGCGTGCCGCTACGGAGCAACGCTTACAGAAAAAAGCACAGGAAATGCAAGGTTATGAGCAAAACGCTACAGCCGCTTTCCAAAACAGCCAGGCCGACGAAAACGACAAACTATTTAACAAGGTTAGCGATTACGTTAAAAAATACGCTAAAGAAAAAGGCTATAAAATGATATTAAGCTACTCGCGCCTTAACCCTACCGTGCTTTATGGAGACCAAAGTCTGGACGTTACTGCTGACGTATTAAAGGGACTGAACGAAGAATATAAGAAGAAATAA
- a CDS encoding glycosyltransferase family 9 protein → MKILIRLPNWLGDVVMSTSFVTAVKQLYPDAQIDVIIKQELKSIAALIPGISNIYPFAKQEFKGLSGVYRFGKVLRNQRYDIYFNLPPSLSSAVMAFATGAKKRVGFGSEGGFFLLTKACKRPKGVHRVREYIALLEQFTGQPIPSEPVKIIAHPLFNEPRQLLVNFNSEAESRRMPVDKGITLLNLLLSTFADITIGMIGALKDAAHVNAIVAGVDNQDRIINHAGQTSLSNLASLMAGTAALLTVDSGPAHLANSVGLPVVVLFGAGNEHNTEPFNLDDMTVIRANQLSCEPCVRNTCKLYGKPKCMQLLNETKIIEALSKYLNHA, encoded by the coding sequence ATGAAAATACTGATAAGGCTACCTAACTGGCTTGGTGACGTGGTGATGAGCACATCGTTTGTTACCGCGGTAAAGCAGCTTTATCCTGATGCGCAGATTGATGTGATTATTAAGCAGGAATTAAAAAGCATTGCCGCCTTGATTCCGGGTATCTCTAATATTTATCCTTTCGCCAAGCAGGAGTTTAAAGGATTGAGCGGCGTGTACCGTTTTGGCAAAGTACTACGCAATCAGCGGTACGATATTTATTTTAACCTTCCGCCATCTCTGTCATCAGCTGTGATGGCCTTTGCAACAGGTGCGAAAAAACGGGTTGGTTTTGGCAGCGAAGGCGGTTTCTTTTTACTCACTAAAGCCTGCAAACGCCCGAAAGGCGTACACCGGGTACGTGAATATATCGCCCTTCTGGAGCAATTCACCGGGCAGCCTATACCCTCCGAACCGGTAAAGATCATCGCCCATCCCCTGTTTAACGAGCCCAGGCAATTGCTGGTTAATTTTAACTCCGAAGCAGAATCGCGCCGTATGCCGGTTGATAAAGGCATTACCCTGCTTAACCTGTTGTTGAGTACCTTTGCTGATATTACCATCGGCATGATAGGTGCCCTTAAGGATGCAGCGCATGTAAACGCTATTGTTGCCGGTGTAGATAACCAGGATAGGATAATTAATCATGCAGGCCAAACCAGCCTCAGCAACCTGGCATCACTAATGGCGGGTACCGCGGCATTGCTTACTGTTGATTCCGGTCCGGCGCATTTGGCAAACAGCGTTGGCTTGCCGGTTGTAGTGTTATTTGGTGCCGGCAACGAGCACAATACCGAGCCCTTTAACCTGGATGACATGACGGTGATCCGCGCTAATCAGCTTAGCTGTGAACCCTGTGTACGCAATACCTGTAAGCTCTACGGCAAACCCAAGTGTATGCAGTTGCTTAACGAAACAAAAATTATTGAAGCCCTGAGTAAATATTTGAACCATGCTTAA
- a CDS encoding CCA tRNA nucleotidyltransferase, giving the protein MKEHLQHHIFKVISLLAGQQNVRAYAIGGFVRDLFLKRPSKDIDVVVIGNGITFAEAVAKKLNVQVSVFKNFGTAMLKYHDLEVEFVGARRESYRRDSRKPIVEDGTLEDDQNRRDFTINALALSLHPNNFGELLDPFGGVSHLEQKLIKTPLNPVETFSDDPLRMMRAIRFAAQLNFKIDDTAIEAIKTNTDRIKIISQERITDELNKIILSPKPSLGFEYLFDTGLLHKIFPQMVALYGVEYRDGKGHKDNFYHTLQVLDNICETTTDLWLRWAAILHDIAKPPTKRFEPGHGWTFHGHEDKGARMVPKIFAQLKLPLNDKMRFVQKMVQLHLRPIVLSQSIVTDSAVRRLLFEAGDDIDSLMQLCKADVTTKNEYKVKKYRQNFELVQQKLKDVEERDSIRNWQPPVTGTDIMEIFGLKEGREVGIIKNQIREAILEGEIPNTREAALQFTIKKGTQIGLKVVAQTK; this is encoded by the coding sequence ATGAAGGAGCATCTGCAACACCATATATTTAAAGTAATATCGCTACTGGCGGGTCAGCAAAACGTGCGGGCTTATGCCATCGGCGGTTTCGTGCGCGATCTGTTCCTGAAACGCCCCTCAAAGGATATTGATGTAGTAGTGATAGGCAACGGTATTACCTTTGCCGAAGCCGTAGCCAAAAAGCTGAACGTACAGGTATCAGTATTTAAAAATTTTGGTACCGCCATGCTTAAATATCACGACCTGGAAGTGGAGTTTGTTGGTGCCCGCCGCGAATCATACCGCCGCGACTCGCGCAAGCCCATTGTGGAAGATGGTACTTTGGAAGATGACCAAAACCGCAGAGATTTTACCATCAATGCGCTGGCGCTATCATTACATCCCAATAACTTTGGAGAACTGCTTGATCCGTTCGGCGGAGTATCGCACCTGGAGCAAAAGCTGATTAAAACACCACTTAACCCGGTTGAAACATTCAGCGATGACCCTTTACGGATGATGCGGGCTATACGCTTTGCCGCACAGCTTAACTTTAAAATTGACGATACGGCTATTGAGGCTATCAAAACCAATACGGATCGCATCAAGATTATATCGCAGGAACGGATTACGGATGAATTGAACAAGATCATCCTCTCGCCAAAGCCATCCCTCGGTTTTGAATACCTGTTTGATACAGGCCTGCTGCATAAAATATTCCCGCAAATGGTAGCGCTTTACGGCGTAGAATACCGCGACGGCAAAGGGCACAAGGATAATTTTTACCATACCCTACAGGTATTGGATAACATTTGCGAAACCACTACCGACCTTTGGCTGCGCTGGGCCGCCATATTGCATGATATTGCCAAGCCGCCCACCAAACGGTTTGAACCCGGCCACGGCTGGACGTTTCATGGCCATGAGGACAAAGGCGCGCGTATGGTGCCCAAAATATTCGCGCAGCTAAAACTTCCGCTTAACGATAAGATGAGGTTTGTTCAGAAAATGGTACAACTTCACCTGCGGCCTATCGTACTGTCGCAATCCATTGTTACCGACTCCGCAGTAAGGCGATTACTTTTTGAGGCGGGCGACGATATTGACAGCCTGATGCAGCTTTGCAAAGCCGATGTTACCACCAAGAACGAGTACAAGGTTAAAAAGTACCGCCAAAACTTCGAGCTGGTTCAGCAAAAACTAAAAGATGTTGAGGAGCGCGACAGCATACGCAACTGGCAGCCACCCGTTACCGGTACCGACATTATGGAGATATTCGGATTGAAAGAGGGCCGTGAGGTGGGAATTATCAAAAACCAGATACGCGAAGCCATCCTTGAAGGGGAGATACCCAACACCCGCGAAGCGGCACTTCAATTTACTATTAAAAAAGGCACACAAATTGGCTTAAAAGTTGTTGCTCAAACCAAATAA
- the gyrB gene encoding DNA topoisomerase (ATP-hydrolyzing) subunit B has product MSEQNQDKSNYSADNIQVLEGLEAVRKRPSMYIGDTGVKGLHHLVYEVVDNSIDEALAGYCDDIKVTIHKGNSITVEDNGRGIPTGINTKENKSALEIVMTVLHAGGKFDKDTYKVSGGLHGVGISCVNALSTHVKTVVHREGKIFTQEYERGKPLFDVKSIGESERTGTIQTFQPDPEIFTTTLEYKYDTLAARLRELAFLNKGIRLTLTDERDELPEGGFLSEEFFSEGGLKEFVKFLDGTRASIIPEPIYVEGTKQGVPVELALQYNDSYSENVHSYVNNINTIEGGTHVAGFRMGLTRTLKSYADKEGLLKNVKVEITGDDFREGLTAIISVKVAEPQFEGQTKTKLGNSEVSGAVNVAVGEILSNYLEENPKEARMIVQKVILAATARAAARKAREMVQRKNVMGGSGLPGKLADCANSDPALCEIYLVEGDSAGGTAKQGRNRDTQAILPLRGKILNVEKAMEHKIYENEEIKNMFTALGVSIGTPEDAKALNLTKLRYHKIVIMTDADVDGSHITTLILTFFFRYMKELVEFGYVYIASPPLYLVKKGKEQEYCWTDEQRDQAIQRLKGAGKEDSVHVQRYKGLGEMNAEQLWETTMNPATRTLKQATIENAAECDHTFSMLMGDEVAPRREFIEKNAKYAKIDA; this is encoded by the coding sequence ATGAGCGAACAAAATCAGGATAAATCAAATTACTCAGCAGATAATATACAGGTTTTAGAGGGTTTAGAGGCTGTACGCAAGCGACCCTCCATGTATATTGGCGATACCGGCGTTAAAGGTTTACACCACCTGGTATATGAGGTGGTTGATAACTCGATAGATGAGGCACTTGCCGGCTATTGCGATGATATAAAGGTTACTATCCACAAAGGCAATTCTATTACGGTTGAAGATAACGGCCGTGGTATTCCGACAGGTATCAACACCAAAGAAAATAAATCGGCACTCGAAATTGTAATGACCGTATTGCATGCGGGCGGTAAATTTGATAAGGATACCTACAAGGTATCAGGGGGTTTGCACGGTGTGGGTATTAGCTGCGTTAACGCGCTGTCAACCCATGTCAAAACCGTAGTGCACCGCGAAGGCAAAATATTTACCCAGGAGTATGAACGCGGCAAGCCGTTGTTTGATGTAAAATCAATAGGCGAGAGCGAACGTACCGGGACTATACAAACTTTCCAACCCGATCCGGAGATATTCACCACTACTTTAGAGTACAAGTACGATACCCTGGCAGCCCGTTTGCGCGAGCTTGCATTTTTGAACAAGGGCATCCGCTTAACTTTGACGGACGAGCGTGATGAATTACCTGAAGGCGGTTTCTTATCTGAAGAATTTTTCTCGGAAGGTGGCCTTAAAGAGTTTGTTAAGTTTCTGGATGGTACCCGTGCCTCCATTATCCCGGAGCCTATTTATGTTGAGGGCACTAAACAAGGTGTACCGGTTGAGCTGGCTTTACAGTATAATGACAGCTACTCGGAAAATGTACACTCGTACGTTAACAACATCAATACCATCGAGGGCGGTACACACGTAGCTGGTTTCCGTATGGGTTTAACACGTACGCTAAAATCATATGCTGATAAAGAAGGTTTGCTAAAAAATGTTAAGGTTGAAATTACTGGCGACGACTTTCGCGAGGGCTTAACAGCGATCATATCAGTAAAAGTGGCCGAGCCTCAGTTTGAAGGCCAAACCAAAACCAAGCTGGGTAACAGTGAGGTGAGCGGCGCGGTAAACGTTGCCGTTGGCGAAATATTGAGCAACTACCTGGAGGAAAACCCCAAGGAAGCGCGTATGATCGTTCAGAAGGTTATTTTGGCTGCTACTGCCCGTGCAGCGGCGCGTAAAGCACGCGAGATGGTACAGCGTAAAAACGTAATGGGTGGCTCAGGCTTGCCGGGTAAACTGGCCGATTGCGCCAACAGCGATCCTGCATTGTGCGAGATCTACCTGGTCGAAGGTGACTCGGCGGGTGGTACTGCCAAGCAGGGCCGTAACCGTGATACACAGGCCATATTGCCTTTACGTGGTAAGATATTGAACGTAGAGAAGGCCATGGAGCACAAGATCTATGAGAACGAGGAGATCAAGAACATGTTTACCGCGCTGGGTGTAAGCATTGGTACGCCGGAGGATGCCAAGGCACTTAACCTTACCAAGCTGCGTTACCACAAAATTGTGATCATGACGGATGCTGACGTTGACGGCTCCCACATTACTACGTTGATCCTGACCTTCTTCTTCCGTTACATGAAAGAGTTGGTTGAATTTGGTTATGTATACATTGCATCTCCACCACTTTACCTGGTAAAAAAAGGTAAAGAGCAGGAGTATTGCTGGACAGATGAGCAACGCGATCAGGCTATACAACGCCTTAAAGGTGCCGGTAAAGAGGATAGCGTACATGTGCAACGTTACAAAGGTTTGGGTGAGATGAACGCCGAGCAGCTTTGGGAAACTACCATGAACCCTGCCACCCGAACGCTAAAACAAGCAACCATTGAAAACGCTGCCGAGTGCGACCATACCTTCAGCATGCTGATGGGTGATGAGGTTGCTCCACGTCGTGAGTTTATCGAGAAGAATGCGAAATACGCTAAGATTGACGCGTAA
- a CDS encoding L-threonylcarbamoyladenylate synthase produces MLKDEVAKALKVVQDGGIILYPTDTIWGIGCDATNTEAVKKIFALKQREEAKSMIILLDTDNKLQSYVREVPDIAYDLIEYAENPLTLVMPGAKNISEALIAADGSVGIRVAKHPFCEQLIQRLRKPLVSTSANISGQPSPQNFNEIASEIIEGVDYVVDVDQHDTTLKKPSTIMRLAPDGRFEFLRR; encoded by the coding sequence ATGCTTAAAGACGAAGTAGCAAAAGCCCTTAAAGTTGTTCAGGATGGCGGGATCATCCTCTATCCTACCGATACCATTTGGGGTATTGGCTGCGATGCTACTAATACCGAGGCCGTGAAAAAGATATTCGCCCTTAAACAGCGCGAGGAAGCAAAGAGCATGATCATTCTGCTGGATACCGACAACAAACTGCAAAGCTACGTACGCGAGGTGCCCGATATAGCTTACGACCTGATAGAATATGCCGAGAACCCATTAACATTGGTAATGCCAGGCGCCAAAAATATATCTGAAGCCCTGATAGCTGCTGACGGCAGTGTAGGCATACGCGTTGCCAAACATCCCTTTTGCGAGCAGTTGATACAGCGCCTGCGTAAACCACTGGTTTCAACATCAGCCAATATCAGCGGGCAACCATCTCCGCAAAACTTTAACGAAATAGCGTCCGAAATTATAGAAGGTGTTGATTACGTGGTTGATGTAGACCAGCACGATACTACATTAAAAAAACCATCAACCATTATGCGTTTAGCGCCTGACGGCAGGTTTGAGTTTCTGCGCCGCTGA
- a CDS encoding FISUMP domain-containing protein, which yields MKPTLRILIAAMLIIGSCKNDDSKEVIPKKDETAIAIDGKQYPTVKIGTQLWTAVNYEGTGGVKYDQMADMENSGKLYTLNEAKTIKPPTGWRLPTKEDYLNLMNYVGKTSENSGGIYLQKEDALKFMATKTWFTKGINSLGFNAVSTGAYDGYFKQYDYSGRLAVFWTTSWAKSSDNTTNLPVCFSIYDHLSDDATYVLIHALQNESSRHAVRFIKN from the coding sequence ATGAAACCAACCTTGCGCATTTTAATTGCCGCTATGTTAATAATTGGCAGTTGCAAAAATGATGATTCTAAAGAAGTTATCCCCAAAAAAGATGAAACAGCTATAGCCATTGACGGAAAACAATATCCCACGGTCAAAATCGGGACACAATTATGGACTGCGGTGAATTATGAAGGTACCGGAGGCGTAAAGTATGATCAAATGGCTGATATGGAAAATTCCGGTAAACTTTACACACTCAATGAAGCCAAAACTATTAAACCGCCGACGGGCTGGAGATTACCTACTAAAGAGGATTACCTGAACTTAATGAATTACGTAGGTAAAACCTCGGAAAATTCAGGCGGTATATACTTGCAAAAGGAAGATGCATTGAAATTTATGGCTACAAAAACATGGTTTACAAAAGGCATTAATTCTTTAGGTTTTAATGCCGTAAGTACCGGCGCCTACGATGGTTATTTCAAACAATATGATTATTCAGGCAGGCTCGCCGTGTTTTGGACGACAAGTTGGGCAAAATCGAGTGATAATACCACAAATTTGCCTGTATGCTTTAGTATTTATGATCATTTAAGTGATGATGCTACCTATGTTTTAATTCATGCATTACAAAACGAAAGTAGCCGGCATGCTGTAAGATTCATTAAAAACTAA
- a CDS encoding 2,3,4,5-tetrahydropyridine-2,6-dicarboxylate N-succinyltransferase yields the protein MQDLKKLIEEAWEDRALLQYNEYKDAIETVIERLDKGEYRVAEVIGGRWHTNDWIKKAVILYFPIRVMEENKVGPFVFHDKMALKTDYKQTGVRVVPHAIARYGAHLAKGVILMPSYVNIGAFVDEGTMVDTWATVGSCAQIGKHVHLSGGVGIGGVLEPVQAAPVIIEDNCFVGSRAIVVEGVHVESEAVLGANVVLTASTKIIDVTGEEPIEYKGRVPARSVVIPGSYTKKFPAGEYQVPCALIIGKRKESTDKKTSLNDALRENNVAV from the coding sequence ATGCAAGATCTGAAAAAACTTATTGAAGAAGCCTGGGAAGACCGCGCCCTGTTACAATATAACGAATACAAAGACGCCATTGAAACCGTTATTGAACGGTTAGATAAAGGCGAATACCGCGTTGCCGAAGTTATTGGCGGCCGCTGGCATACTAACGATTGGATCAAGAAAGCCGTTATCCTATACTTCCCTATCCGCGTTATGGAAGAGAATAAGGTGGGCCCGTTTGTGTTCCATGATAAAATGGCGCTTAAAACCGATTACAAGCAAACCGGCGTTCGCGTGGTTCCTCATGCCATTGCCCGTTATGGCGCGCATTTAGCCAAAGGCGTAATCCTGATGCCATCGTATGTAAACATAGGCGCTTTTGTTGACGAGGGTACTATGGTTGATACCTGGGCTACCGTAGGCTCGTGCGCGCAAATTGGCAAACACGTACACTTGAGCGGTGGTGTGGGCATTGGCGGCGTTTTAGAGCCGGTTCAGGCTGCACCGGTAATTATCGAGGATAACTGCTTCGTCGGCTCACGTGCAATTGTGGTTGAAGGCGTACACGTAGAAAGTGAAGCTGTGCTTGGCGCTAATGTGGTACTAACCGCTTCAACCAAAATTATTGATGTTACCGGCGAGGAGCCGATTGAATATAAAGGCCGCGTACCGGCACGTTCGGTAGTTATACCGGGCTCATACACAAAAAAATTCCCTGCGGGTGAATACCAGGTGCCTTGCGCGCTGATCATCGGCAAGCGTAAAGAGTCGACCGACAAAAAAACTTCACTGAACGACGCCCTGCGCGAAAATAACGTAGCCGTTTAG
- a CDS encoding RNA-binding S4 domain-containing protein: MPEKEKLRIDKYLWAIRLFKTRTLAAEACKAGRVKKDGQNLKASYEVKLGDTYNVSKGLERKVVKVTGLLENRVDAKKAVDFYEDLTPVQDTHSFQSMFQAPTLRRDRGAGRPTKRDRREIDDLQEGFFENSRDKEEE; encoded by the coding sequence ATGCCTGAAAAAGAAAAACTACGTATAGATAAATACCTTTGGGCCATACGCCTTTTTAAAACACGTACACTGGCTGCAGAAGCCTGTAAGGCTGGCCGTGTTAAAAAGGATGGTCAGAATTTGAAAGCATCCTATGAGGTTAAGCTGGGTGATACTTACAACGTATCAAAAGGACTGGAACGGAAGGTGGTAAAGGTAACCGGCCTGCTCGAAAATCGTGTGGACGCCAAAAAGGCTGTCGACTTTTATGAGGATCTGACCCCGGTGCAGGATACGCATTCCTTTCAATCCATGTTTCAGGCGCCCACGTTACGTCGTGATCGTGGTGCGGGCCGCCCCACCAAACGCGACCGACGCGAGATCGACGATCTGCAGGAAGGTTTTTTCGAAAATTCAAGAGATAAAGAAGAAGAATAG
- a CDS encoding retropepsin-like aspartic protease, translating into MQYIIPLNIIDLQGDGFHPLIDITLFGKTYKLVLDTGASRTALDKALLTEANGEEFILASDKLSTGLGTNTMVSFTATLSDMYLGDLKLDAFDAAVLDLSTINIAYEQLNHPKVLGVLGGDVLMKYKAVIDYGKRQITLKTRKRKA; encoded by the coding sequence ATGCAATACATCATACCGTTAAATATAATTGACTTGCAAGGCGACGGCTTTCACCCGTTAATTGATATTACTTTATTTGGCAAAACCTATAAACTGGTATTGGATACAGGCGCATCGCGTACCGCGCTGGATAAAGCCTTGCTGACCGAAGCTAACGGCGAGGAATTTATTCTGGCAAGCGATAAACTATCTACCGGCTTAGGTACCAACACCATGGTGTCGTTCACGGCTACACTTAGTGATATGTATTTGGGCGACCTTAAACTGGACGCATTTGACGCGGCTGTGCTCGACCTCTCCACCATCAACATAGCATACGAACAACTTAACCACCCCAAGGTATTGGGTGTTTTAGGGGGCGATGTTTTAATGAAGTACAAAGCAGTAATTGATTATGGCAAGCGACAAATCACACTAAAAACACGAAAGCGGAAAGCATAA
- a CDS encoding BamA/TamA family outer membrane protein, which translates to MIKNIKYVLVLTIFLSACSNTKYLQPGQKLYTGGKVKIVDTDSLKKSDRKALEADLTPLLRPKPNSSILGLRVKLYIYNKTRTNKTKGFKHWLNTKFGEPPVLASQVNLEKNSQILQNRLQNKSYFQATVSGDTIGKKKTAKAEYTVNTGPAYKIRSVTFPKGNESLDTAIAGTAGETLLKPGDKYDLDVIKTERLRIDAKLKERGFFYFAPEDIIMRIDSTVNNHQVDIFVAVKPEVNDRDRRIYTINKLYVYPSYSLRDTALHLDQAVPYRWYNVVDRRKSIRPFAFKNTVLMQPGEVYNRTAHNNSLNRFVNLGPYKFVKNRFEPVASDSSKLDVFYFLTPYQKKSIQVDVLGRTNSANFTGTQININWKHRNAFKGAELLTFRLFGSSDVQFSGQGGGFNVYQVGGEMKLTWPRFISPINIRSDNAYIPHTNLTLGYTLINRTNLYTLNSFNGSFGYDWKQSVHKSHELNLININFVNPANVTQLYRDSIRNSRNPALQHVIDRQFTFGPSYSYTYTNTTEEYRTNTLFYNGRVSSSGVIAGLVSGADTLAGKEKYLFGSIFNQFVKFENDLRFYHKTGPNSSIATRLMVGVGVPFGNSTLMPYSQQFFIGGSNSLRGFRARSIGPGTYYAGRPEEGGFLPDQAGDIRIEGNVEWRPKLFSIVRGAVFVDAGNIWLMRGNGAQPGAAFGKDFYKEFAVDAGVGLRFDVSVLVLRTDLGFPIRKPWLPEGQRWVIDKIDFGSSAWRHENLVFNLAIGYPF; encoded by the coding sequence ATGATAAAAAATATAAAATACGTTTTAGTACTTACCATTTTTTTAAGCGCCTGCAGCAATACCAAATACCTGCAACCGGGGCAAAAGCTATATACCGGCGGCAAGGTTAAAATTGTGGACACAGACAGCTTAAAGAAAAGCGACCGCAAGGCTTTAGAGGCCGATCTTACACCGTTGCTGAGGCCGAAGCCAAACTCTTCTATTCTGGGTTTACGGGTAAAGCTCTACATCTACAATAAAACGCGCACTAATAAAACTAAAGGTTTTAAACACTGGCTAAACACCAAATTTGGCGAGCCACCTGTTTTAGCCAGTCAGGTTAACCTCGAAAAGAACAGCCAGATTTTGCAAAACCGGCTGCAAAATAAAAGCTATTTCCAGGCTACTGTAAGCGGTGATACAATTGGTAAAAAGAAAACAGCCAAAGCAGAATATACGGTTAATACCGGTCCGGCTTATAAGATCCGCAGTGTAACGTTCCCGAAGGGTAATGAAAGTTTAGATACCGCCATTGCCGGAACCGCCGGAGAAACTTTATTAAAACCAGGCGACAAGTACGATCTGGATGTAATCAAAACTGAGCGCCTGCGCATTGATGCCAAACTAAAAGAAAGAGGCTTCTTTTACTTCGCGCCTGAGGACATCATTATGCGGATAGACAGCACGGTTAACAACCACCAGGTAGATATTTTTGTGGCCGTAAAACCTGAGGTTAATGACCGCGACCGCCGTATTTATACCATCAATAAACTGTATGTATACCCAAGCTATTCGCTGCGCGATACTGCACTCCATCTGGATCAGGCGGTGCCGTACCGCTGGTATAACGTGGTTGACAGGCGGAAATCCATCAGGCCGTTCGCATTTAAAAATACTGTGCTGATGCAACCAGGCGAGGTTTATAATCGTACGGCGCATAACAACTCGCTTAACCGCTTTGTAAACCTGGGCCCCTATAAATTTGTGAAGAACAGGTTTGAACCTGTAGCATCTGACTCATCAAAACTGGATGTATTTTACTTTTTGACCCCTTATCAAAAAAAATCGATACAGGTTGATGTGCTTGGCCGTACCAACTCAGCCAACTTTACCGGTACACAAATCAACATCAACTGGAAGCACCGTAACGCGTTTAAAGGAGCAGAATTACTTACCTTCCGCTTATTCGGAAGTTCAGATGTGCAATTCTCCGGACAGGGTGGCGGCTTTAACGTGTACCAAGTAGGTGGCGAAATGAAACTGACCTGGCCAAGGTTCATATCGCCGATCAATATACGTTCAGATAATGCCTACATTCCGCATACTAATCTAACCTTAGGTTATACATTAATTAACCGTACCAATTTATATACCTTGAACTCCTTTAACGGATCATTCGGTTATGACTGGAAACAAAGCGTACACAAAAGCCACGAGTTGAACTTGATCAATATCAATTTTGTCAACCCGGCCAATGTAACACAACTGTATCGTGACAGTATAAGAAATAGCAGAAATCCCGCGTTGCAGCATGTAATTGACAGGCAATTTACCTTTGGCCCAAGCTACAGCTATACCTATACTAATACTACTGAGGAGTATCGTACAAACACATTGTTTTACAACGGTCGTGTAAGTTCATCAGGGGTAATTGCGGGTTTAGTATCAGGTGCAGACACCCTTGCAGGTAAGGAGAAATACCTGTTTGGCAGTATATTTAACCAGTTTGTAAAGTTTGAGAACGATCTGCGTTTTTATCATAAAACAGGCCCAAACAGCTCGATTGCTACCCGCTTAATGGTGGGCGTTGGTGTACCATTCGGCAACTCAACGTTGATGCCTTATAGTCAGCAGTTCTTCATTGGTGGCTCAAACAGCTTACGTGGTTTCCGCGCACGATCAATAGGTCCGGGAACTTATTATGCCGGCCGGCCAGAGGAGGGTGGTTTCCTACCCGATCAGGCAGGTGATATTCGTATTGAAGGCAACGTAGAGTGGCGCCCGAAACTTTTCAGCATTGTGCGCGGTGCCGTATTTGTTGATGCCGGTAACATATGGTTAATGCGTGGCAATGGCGCGCAACCGGGCGCAGCGTTTGGCAAAGACTTTTATAAAGAGTTCGCGGTTGACGCCGGTGTGGGCTTACGTTTTGACGTAAGCGTACTGGTACTGCGTACCGACCTTGGTTTCCCTATCCGCAAGCCATGGCTGCCTGAGGGCCAGCGCTGGGTGATTGATAAGATTGACTTTGGCAGCAGCGCATGGCGCCACGAAAACTTAGTGTTCAACCTGGCTATCGGTTATCCGTTTTAA